A region of Panicum virgatum strain AP13 chromosome 8N, P.virgatum_v5, whole genome shotgun sequence DNA encodes the following proteins:
- the LOC120684988 gene encoding uncharacterized protein LOC120684988, whose translation MKGRIVIDPPKSPPTASFRSAVGLGRIRVPCRVALALSPTPPPPPTCRAAIVRVAASHCAAVARVTACHRCIQLRCSRPSRGLALSPFTICASAVVKPAPPPMSPAAPEGMPGLEYNQVISKLCHRLEMKPEKRSAGKNIVGGVKKVSSLAAKKQRPLQFKEGRRGQSSSSSDDEVLENKLKQSLFIMDLRLEEIKEHVDSMERKLKNLRNNVLKVAEDIGGLLESLFDEPII comes from the exons ATGAAGGGTAGAATAGTAATTGACCCCCCAAAATCCCCCCCCACCGCCTCCTTCCGCAGCGCAGTCGGTCTCGGCCGCATCCGCGTTCCCTGCCGCGTCGCCCTTGCCCTCTCCCCgacgccacctccgcctccgacGTGCCGTGCCGCCATCGTCCGTGTCGCTGCCTCCCACTGCGCTGCAGTCGCCCGCGTCACTGCCTGCCATCGCTGCATCCAGCTGCGCTGCTCTCGCCCGAGTCGCGGCCTCGCCCTCTCCCCATTTACCATTTGTGCCTCCGCCGTCGTGAAGCCCGCGCCGCCTCCAATGTCTCCCGCCGCACCG GAGGGAATGCCGGGTCTTGAGTACAATCAAGTTATTAGTAAG CTTTGTCACCGTCTAGAGATGAAGCCAGAAAAACGATCGGCTGGAAAGAATATCGTCGGGGGCGTCAAGAAGGTGTCTTCCTTGGCTGCAAAGAAGCAGCGCCCTCTCCAATTCAAAGAAGGACGACGTGGACAATCGAGCTCGAGTTCCGACGATGAAGTGTTAGAAAATAAG CTAAAGCAAAGCCTTTTCATTATGGACCTGAGGCTCGAAGAAATCAAAGAGCATGTCGATTCCATGGAAAGGAAGCTCAAGAACCTCCGAAACAATGTGCTCAAGGTGGCTGAGGACATCGGGGGACTCCTAGAATCTTTATTCGACGAACCGATTATTTAG